The following coding sequences are from one Macaca nemestrina isolate mMacNem1 chromosome 1, mMacNem.hap1, whole genome shotgun sequence window:
- the LOC105473170 gene encoding uncharacterized protein KIAA2013 homolog isoform X1 translates to MWLQQRLKGLPGLLSSSWARRLLCLLGLLLLLLWFGGSGARRAAGGLHLLPWSRGEPGAAEPSACLEAATRAWRGLRERGEAVPLGPGVPALVANGFLALDVAANRLWVTPGEREPAVAPDFVPFVQLRPLSALAEAGEAVLLLREGLLRRVRCLQLGSPGPGPVAAGPGPASVSGLAAGSGRDCVLLQEDFLVHRGRPHVYLQRIQLNNPTERVAALQTVGPTAGPAPKAFTSTLEKVGDHQFLLYSGRSPPTPTGLVHLVVVAAKKLVDRLQVAPKTQLDETVLWVVHVSGPINSQVLKSKAAKELKALQDLARKEMLELLEMPAAELLQDHQLLWAQLFSPGVEMKKITDTHTPSGLTVNLTLYYMLSCSPAPLLSPSLSHRERDQMESTLNYEDHCFSGHATMHAENLWPGRLSSVQQILQLSDLWRLTLQKRGCKGLVKVGAPGILQGMVLSFGGLQFTENHLQFQADPDVLHNSYALHGIRYKNDHINLAVLADAEGKPYLHVSVESRGQPVKIYACEAGCLDEPVELTSAPTGHTFSVMVTQPITPLLYISTDLTHLQDLRHTLHLKAILAHDEHMAQQDPGLPFLFWFSVASLITLFHLFLFKLIYNEYCGPGAKPLFRSKEDPSV, encoded by the exons ATGTGGCTGCAGCAGCGGCTCAAGGGGCTGCCGGGACTGCTGTCGAGCAGCTGGGCCCGCCGCCTCCTCTGCCTGCTCggcctcctgctgctgcttttgtGGTTTGGGGGGTCCGGCgcgcggcgggcggcgggcggcctGCACCTGCTTCCCTGGTCCCGCGGTGAACCGGGCGCCGCCGAGCCGTCTGCCTGCCTGGAGGCGGCCACCCGCGCCTGGCGCGGCCTGCGGGAGCGCGGCGAGGCGGTACCGCTGGGCCCTGGAGTGCCAGCCCTGGTGGCTAACGGCTTCCTGGCTCTGGACGTGGCCGCCAACCGGTTGTGGGTGACCCCCGGGGAGCGAGAGCCCGCCGTGGCGCCGGACTTCGTGCCCTTTGTGCAGCTGCGCCCGCTGAGCGCCCTGGCTGAAGCTGGAGAGGCGGTGCTGCTGTTGCGGGAGGGGCTGCTGCGCCGCGTGCGTTGCCTGCAGCTCGGGTCCCCAGGTCCTGGCCCCGTGGCCGCCGGCCCCGGGCCCGCCTCCGTCTCTGGCCTTGCCGCGGGGTCTGGCCGCGACTGCGTGCTGCTGCAAGAGGACTTTCTGGTGCACCGGGGCCGACCCCACGTCTACCTGCAGCGCATCCAGCTCAACAACCCCACGGAGCGCGTGGCCGCGTTGCAGACTGTGGGGCCCACTGCCGGCCCAGCCCCCAAGGCCTTCACCAGTACCCTAGAGAAGGTCGGAGACCATCAATTCCTCCTCTACTCAGGCCGGTCCCCGCCTACGCCCACTGGGTTGGTGCACCTGGTGGTGGTGGCCGCCAAGAAGCTAGTGGACCGCCTCCAAGTGGCTCCCAAGACGCAGCTGGATGAGACGGTGCTGTGGGTGGTGCACGTCTCTGGCCCCATTAACTCCCAGGTGCTCAAAAGCAAAGCAGCCAAGGAGCTCAAGGCACTGCAGGACTTGGCCCGGAAGGAAATGCTGGAGCTCTTGGAGATGCCAGCCGCGGAGCTTCTTCAAGACCACCAGCTCCTCTGGGCTCAGCTCTTCAGCCCAG GAGTGGAAATGAAGAAGATCACTGATACCCACACGCCGTCTGGCCTGACCGTGAACCTGACACTCTACTACATGCTCTCCTGCTCACCGGCCCCGCTGCTCAGCCCCTCCCTGAGCCACAGGGAGCGAGACCAGATGGAGTCGACGCTCAACTATGAAGATCACTGCTTCAGCGGCCACGCCACCATGCACGCCGAGAACCTGTGGCCGGGACGGCTGTCCTCTGTCCAGCAGATCCTGCAGCTCTCCGACCTGTGGAGGCTGACCCTCCAGAAGCGTGGCTGCAAGGGGCTGGTGAAGGTGGGCGCCCCAGGCATCCTGCAGGGCATGGTGCTCAGCTTTGGGGGGCTGCAGTTCACGGAGAACCACCTCCAGTTCCAGGCCGACCCCGACGTGCTGCACAACAGCTATGCATTGCATGGCATCCGCTACAAGAACGACCATATCAACCTGGCCGTACTGGCGGACGCCGAGGGCAAGCCCTACCTACATGTGTCCGTGGAGTCCCGCGGCCAGCCTGTCAAGATCTATGCCTGCGAGGCGGGCTGCCTGGACGAGCCAGTGGAGCTGACCTCGGCGCCCACGGGCCACACCTTCTCGGTCATGGTGACACAGCCCATCACGCCGCTGCTGTACATCTCCACCGACCTCACACACCTGCAGGACCTGCGGCACACGCTGCACCTCAAGGCCATTCTGGCCCATGATGAGCACATGGCCCAGCAGGACCCCGGGCTGCCCTTCCTCTTCTGGTTCAGCGTGGCCTCCCTCATCACCCTCTTCCACCTCTTCCTCTTCAAGCTCATCTACAACGAGTACTGTGGGCCTGGAGCCAAGCCCCTCTTCAGGAGTAAG GAAGATCCCAGTGTCTGA
- the LOC105473170 gene encoding uncharacterized protein KIAA2013 homolog isoform X2 — protein MWLQQRLKGLPGLLSSSWARRLLCLLGLLLLLLWFGGSGARRAAGGLHLLPWSRGEPGAAEPSACLEAATRAWRGLRERGEAVPLGPGVPALVANGFLALDVAANRLWVTPGEREPAVAPDFVPFVQLRPLSALAEAGEAVLLLREGLLRRVRCLQLGSPGPGPVAAGPGPASVSGLAAGSGRDCVLLQEDFLVHRGRPHVYLQRIQLNNPTERVAALQTVGPTAGPAPKAFTSTLEKVGDHQFLLYSGRSPPTPTGLVHLVVVAAKKLVDRLQVAPKTQLDETVLWVVHVSGPINSQVLKSKAAKELKALQDLARKEMLELLEMPAAELLQDHQLLWAQLFSPGVEMKKITDTHTPSGLTVNLTLYYMLSCSPAPLLSPSLSHRERDQMESTLNYEDHCFSGHATMHAENLWPGRLSSVQQILQLSDLWRLTLQKRGCKGLVKVGAPGILQGMVLSFGGLQFTENHLQFQADPDVLHNSYALHGIRYKNDHINLAVLADAEGKPYLHVSVESRGQPVKIYACEAGCLDEPVELTSAPTGHTFSVMVTQPITPLLYISTDLTHLQDLRHTLHLKAILAHDEHMAQQDPGLPFLFWFSVASLITLFHLFLFKLIYNEYCGPGAKPLFRSKVGSRCLVETRDLGLALSPVSRKGLAWRGGVRPGQEWVS, from the exons ATGTGGCTGCAGCAGCGGCTCAAGGGGCTGCCGGGACTGCTGTCGAGCAGCTGGGCCCGCCGCCTCCTCTGCCTGCTCggcctcctgctgctgcttttgtGGTTTGGGGGGTCCGGCgcgcggcgggcggcgggcggcctGCACCTGCTTCCCTGGTCCCGCGGTGAACCGGGCGCCGCCGAGCCGTCTGCCTGCCTGGAGGCGGCCACCCGCGCCTGGCGCGGCCTGCGGGAGCGCGGCGAGGCGGTACCGCTGGGCCCTGGAGTGCCAGCCCTGGTGGCTAACGGCTTCCTGGCTCTGGACGTGGCCGCCAACCGGTTGTGGGTGACCCCCGGGGAGCGAGAGCCCGCCGTGGCGCCGGACTTCGTGCCCTTTGTGCAGCTGCGCCCGCTGAGCGCCCTGGCTGAAGCTGGAGAGGCGGTGCTGCTGTTGCGGGAGGGGCTGCTGCGCCGCGTGCGTTGCCTGCAGCTCGGGTCCCCAGGTCCTGGCCCCGTGGCCGCCGGCCCCGGGCCCGCCTCCGTCTCTGGCCTTGCCGCGGGGTCTGGCCGCGACTGCGTGCTGCTGCAAGAGGACTTTCTGGTGCACCGGGGCCGACCCCACGTCTACCTGCAGCGCATCCAGCTCAACAACCCCACGGAGCGCGTGGCCGCGTTGCAGACTGTGGGGCCCACTGCCGGCCCAGCCCCCAAGGCCTTCACCAGTACCCTAGAGAAGGTCGGAGACCATCAATTCCTCCTCTACTCAGGCCGGTCCCCGCCTACGCCCACTGGGTTGGTGCACCTGGTGGTGGTGGCCGCCAAGAAGCTAGTGGACCGCCTCCAAGTGGCTCCCAAGACGCAGCTGGATGAGACGGTGCTGTGGGTGGTGCACGTCTCTGGCCCCATTAACTCCCAGGTGCTCAAAAGCAAAGCAGCCAAGGAGCTCAAGGCACTGCAGGACTTGGCCCGGAAGGAAATGCTGGAGCTCTTGGAGATGCCAGCCGCGGAGCTTCTTCAAGACCACCAGCTCCTCTGGGCTCAGCTCTTCAGCCCAG GAGTGGAAATGAAGAAGATCACTGATACCCACACGCCGTCTGGCCTGACCGTGAACCTGACACTCTACTACATGCTCTCCTGCTCACCGGCCCCGCTGCTCAGCCCCTCCCTGAGCCACAGGGAGCGAGACCAGATGGAGTCGACGCTCAACTATGAAGATCACTGCTTCAGCGGCCACGCCACCATGCACGCCGAGAACCTGTGGCCGGGACGGCTGTCCTCTGTCCAGCAGATCCTGCAGCTCTCCGACCTGTGGAGGCTGACCCTCCAGAAGCGTGGCTGCAAGGGGCTGGTGAAGGTGGGCGCCCCAGGCATCCTGCAGGGCATGGTGCTCAGCTTTGGGGGGCTGCAGTTCACGGAGAACCACCTCCAGTTCCAGGCCGACCCCGACGTGCTGCACAACAGCTATGCATTGCATGGCATCCGCTACAAGAACGACCATATCAACCTGGCCGTACTGGCGGACGCCGAGGGCAAGCCCTACCTACATGTGTCCGTGGAGTCCCGCGGCCAGCCTGTCAAGATCTATGCCTGCGAGGCGGGCTGCCTGGACGAGCCAGTGGAGCTGACCTCGGCGCCCACGGGCCACACCTTCTCGGTCATGGTGACACAGCCCATCACGCCGCTGCTGTACATCTCCACCGACCTCACACACCTGCAGGACCTGCGGCACACGCTGCACCTCAAGGCCATTCTGGCCCATGATGAGCACATGGCCCAGCAGGACCCCGGGCTGCCCTTCCTCTTCTGGTTCAGCGTGGCCTCCCTCATCACCCTCTTCCACCTCTTCCTCTTCAAGCTCATCTACAACGAGTACTGTGGGCCTGGAGCCAAGCCCCTCTTCAGGAGTAAGGTAGGAAGCCGCTGTCTGGTCGAAACCCGAGACCTCGGCCTTGCTCTCAGCCCTGTGTCTCGGAAGGGGCTGGCCTGGCGAGGGGGGGTGAGGCCTGGGCAGGAATGGGTGTCCTGA